The Pseudomonas iranensis genome includes a window with the following:
- a CDS encoding extensin-like domain-containing protein has product MGRWLFWVVLLAMGGAAVSVWRGWLEVPPQWNPWAPLDIKAAPNWLTGYKLMRLRSDPELCAQALSSSDLRVSPQADSPGAKCPLIGALRVQGGEVALSSSFIASCPLAVAYAMFEHHTLQPAAQSLYGQKVARVDHLGSFACRNVYNRESGALSRHASADALDIAGFRLADGRTISVLKDWPKQNQDAEFLRQLRDGACESFSVVLSPDYNAAHRNHFHVDVGRWSVCR; this is encoded by the coding sequence ATGGGACGTTGGCTGTTCTGGGTGGTGTTGCTCGCGATGGGTGGTGCAGCGGTAAGTGTCTGGCGCGGCTGGCTGGAGGTGCCGCCGCAGTGGAACCCGTGGGCGCCATTGGACATAAAAGCCGCGCCCAACTGGCTGACCGGTTACAAACTCATGCGCCTGCGCAGTGATCCCGAGCTTTGCGCACAGGCATTGAGCAGCTCGGATCTGCGCGTCAGCCCCCAGGCCGACAGCCCGGGCGCCAAGTGTCCGCTGATCGGTGCTCTGCGGGTGCAGGGCGGTGAAGTGGCGCTGAGCAGCAGTTTCATCGCCAGTTGCCCGCTGGCGGTGGCCTACGCAATGTTTGAACACCACACCCTGCAACCTGCTGCGCAATCGCTTTATGGACAGAAAGTGGCGCGGGTCGATCACCTCGGCAGCTTCGCCTGTCGCAATGTCTACAACCGTGAGAGCGGTGCACTTAGCCGACATGCGAGTGCCGACGCGCTGGACATCGCCGGTTTCCGCCTCGCTGACGGGCGCACGATCAGCGTGCTCAAGGATTGGCCCAAGCAGAATCAGGACGCAGAGTTTCTGCGCCAGCTGCGTGACGGCGCCTGTGAATCATTCAGTGTGGTGTTGAGTCCGGACTACAACGCCGCTCATCGCAATCACTTTCATGTCGATGTCGGGCGCTGGAGCGTGTGTCGCTGA
- a CDS encoding efflux RND transporter periplasmic adaptor subunit, with protein MFRHALSFAVPVSLAFLLSACGQEEVTKVTVRPAMVVQPEPSAQAMESYPGEVRARYEPDLAFRIGGKVSRRLVDEGQRVKADQPLAELDPQDVRLQLEATRAQVAAAEANLNLVRAERDRYKTLMDRQMVSRSAYDNAENLYRSGEARLKQIKAEFNVSTNQASYAVLRAPQDGVVAKRSVEVGQVVAAGQTVFTLATDGEREVLISLPEQSFGRFKVGQPVTVELWAQQNQRFAGQIRELSPSADPRSRTFAARISFTSGKVPAELGQSARVFVQAADSVSLSIPLSALTAENGATYVWVVNGNNTLKKTPVRVGPFGEKSVAVLEGLNASDWVVAAGVHVLLDGQQVRPVDRSNRVVNLANKE; from the coding sequence ATGTTCCGCCATGCGTTGTCCTTTGCCGTGCCAGTCAGTCTGGCGTTCCTGTTATCGGCGTGCGGTCAGGAAGAGGTGACCAAAGTCACCGTACGCCCGGCCATGGTGGTACAGCCCGAGCCTTCGGCGCAGGCGATGGAAAGTTATCCGGGCGAGGTGCGAGCCCGTTATGAGCCTGATCTGGCGTTCCGCATCGGCGGCAAAGTCAGCCGACGACTGGTCGACGAAGGCCAGCGCGTCAAAGCCGATCAGCCCTTGGCCGAACTCGATCCGCAGGATGTGCGCCTGCAGCTGGAAGCCACCCGCGCGCAGGTTGCCGCCGCCGAGGCCAATCTGAACCTGGTGCGCGCCGAGCGCGATCGCTACAAAACCCTGATGGATCGGCAGATGGTCAGCCGCTCGGCTTACGACAACGCCGAAAATCTATATCGCTCTGGCGAAGCCCGCCTTAAACAAATCAAAGCCGAATTCAACGTTTCGACCAACCAGGCCAGTTACGCGGTGCTGCGTGCGCCACAGGACGGTGTGGTGGCCAAGCGTTCGGTGGAAGTCGGTCAGGTGGTCGCTGCCGGGCAAACCGTGTTTACACTCGCCACCGATGGTGAGCGCGAAGTACTGATCAGCCTGCCGGAGCAAAGCTTCGGCCGCTTCAAGGTCGGTCAGCCGGTTACCGTGGAATTGTGGGCACAGCAGAATCAGCGCTTCGCCGGACAGATCCGCGAGTTGTCGCCCTCCGCCGATCCGCGCTCACGCACTTTTGCTGCGCGTATCTCGTTCACCAGCGGCAAAGTTCCGGCCGAACTGGGGCAGAGCGCACGGGTGTTCGTGCAAGCGGCTGACAGTGTCTCGCTGTCGATACCGCTTTCCGCGCTGACCGCTGAAAACGGCGCGACCTACGTCTGGGTGGTCAACGGCAACAACACGTTGAAGAAAACTCCGGTACGGGTCGGTCCGTTCGGCGAGAAAAGCGTGGCGGTGCTCGAAGGCTTGAATGCCAGCGACTGGGTGGTGGCTGCCGGCGTTCACGTATTGCTCGACGGCCAGCAGGTGCGACCAGTGGATCGCTCCAACCGTGTGGTCAATCTGGCGAACAAGGAGTAA
- a CDS encoding isocitrate lyase/PEP mutase family protein, producing MNVQVSQQQLLKAKAFKALHDRQGSFVIPNPWDAGSAKMLASLGYQALATTSAGYAFSQGKADGALSLDETLANVRAIVAATDLPVSVDLENGFADDPVEAAQSLLRAAEAGAVGGSIEDATGRPDAPIYCFEHAVARIEAAVAAVRTLPFPFILTARAENYLHDNPDLDDTIRRLQAFAAAGADVLYAPGLRSAEEVRAVVQAVAPKPVNVLMSGGLKLTVQQLEELGVRRISTGSALALAAFGEFFRAAEEIQQSGTFGFTSQSMPYATANQFFKD from the coding sequence ATGAACGTCCAAGTCAGTCAACAGCAACTCCTCAAAGCCAAAGCCTTCAAGGCCCTGCATGATCGCCAGGGGAGCTTCGTGATTCCCAATCCGTGGGATGCCGGCTCGGCGAAGATGCTCGCCAGTCTCGGCTATCAGGCCTTGGCCACCACCAGTGCCGGTTACGCGTTTTCCCAGGGCAAGGCTGATGGCGCACTGAGTCTCGACGAGACCCTGGCCAATGTCCGCGCGATTGTCGCAGCGACGGATCTGCCGGTGTCGGTGGACCTGGAAAACGGCTTTGCCGATGACCCGGTCGAGGCTGCGCAGAGTCTTCTCCGTGCCGCCGAGGCGGGCGCGGTGGGCGGGTCGATCGAGGACGCTACGGGACGTCCGGACGCGCCGATCTATTGCTTCGAACACGCCGTCGCACGGATTGAAGCCGCCGTCGCGGCGGTGCGCACCCTGCCGTTTCCCTTCATTCTCACGGCTCGCGCCGAAAATTACCTGCACGATAATCCCGACCTCGACGACACCATTCGCCGTTTGCAGGCATTTGCCGCGGCGGGTGCCGACGTGCTCTATGCACCAGGTTTGCGCAGCGCCGAAGAAGTGCGTGCAGTGGTGCAAGCGGTGGCGCCGAAACCGGTCAATGTGCTGATGTCTGGCGGTTTGAAACTGACCGTGCAACAGCTCGAGGAACTGGGCGTACGCCGCATCAGCACCGGCTCGGCACTGGCGCTGGCGGCGTTCGGCGAGTTCTTCCGCGCAGCTGAAGAAATCCAGCAATCCGGCACCTTTGGCTTCACGTCACAGTCGATGCCGTATGCCACGGCCAATCAATTTTTCAAGGACTGA
- the tsaB gene encoding tRNA (adenosine(37)-N6)-threonylcarbamoyltransferase complex dimerization subunit type 1 TsaB, giving the protein MSTLLALDTATEACSVALLHDGKVTSHYEVIPRLHAQKLLPMIQQLLADAGTTLQAVDAIAFGRGPGAFTGVRIAIGVVQGLAFALDRPVLPVSNLAVLAQRAFSEQGVSQVAAAIDARMDEVYWGCYRETAGEMRLVGAEAVLPPEVAALPADATGDWFGAGTGWGYGGRIAVNLSGSDAGMLPHAEDLLTLARFAWERGEAIPADDAQPVYLRDKVATPKAR; this is encoded by the coding sequence ATGAGCACCTTGCTGGCCCTGGACACCGCGACTGAAGCTTGCTCCGTTGCCTTGCTGCATGACGGCAAGGTCACGAGCCATTACGAGGTGATCCCGCGTCTGCATGCGCAGAAGCTGCTGCCGATGATCCAGCAATTGCTCGCCGATGCGGGCACCACATTGCAAGCGGTCGACGCGATTGCCTTTGGCCGTGGCCCGGGCGCGTTCACCGGTGTGCGCATTGCCATCGGTGTGGTGCAGGGTTTGGCCTTTGCTCTGGATCGTCCGGTATTGCCGGTATCCAACCTTGCCGTGCTCGCCCAGCGTGCCTTTAGTGAGCAGGGTGTAAGTCAGGTCGCGGCTGCGATCGATGCGCGGATGGACGAAGTGTATTGGGGCTGCTACCGCGAGACGGCGGGGGAGATGCGTCTGGTTGGCGCCGAAGCGGTGCTGCCGCCGGAGGTGGCTGCGCTACCGGCCGATGCCACAGGTGACTGGTTCGGTGCCGGTACCGGTTGGGGTTATGGTGGGCGCATTGCGGTCAATCTGAGCGGCTCGGACGCCGGCATGCTGCCCCACGCCGAAGACCTGTTGACCCTGGCGCGTTTCGCCTGGGAGCGCGGTGAGGCGATCCCGGCAGATGATGCGCAACCGGTCTACCTGCGCGATAAAGTTGCCACCCCGAAAGCCCGCTGA
- a CDS encoding class I SAM-dependent methyltransferase has protein sequence MIESPAACRIHVQALAPAFQTQAAHWAERLGLPLGEADGEFALQVGEQGLQLQQLGPDAPGPVRVDFVEGGAAHRRLYGGGSGQMIAKAVGIAQGVRPRVLDATAGLGKDAFVLASLGCEMSLIERQPLIGALLEDGLARAAEDFDVAPIVARMKLLKGNSIEVMRSWEGEAPQVIYLDPMFPHREKTALVKKEMRLFRPLVGDDPDAPALLEAALALATHRVVVKRPRKAPCIEGPKPSHALDGKSSRYDIYPKKALKP, from the coding sequence ATGATCGAGTCACCCGCGGCCTGCCGCATCCATGTCCAGGCCCTCGCCCCAGCGTTTCAAACGCAAGCCGCACACTGGGCCGAACGTCTCGGCCTGCCGCTCGGCGAGGCGGACGGCGAGTTCGCCTTGCAGGTCGGCGAGCAGGGTTTGCAGTTGCAGCAACTCGGCCCGGATGCCCCGGGACCTGTGCGGGTCGACTTCGTCGAGGGCGGCGCGGCGCATCGTCGTTTGTATGGCGGCGGCAGCGGACAGATGATTGCCAAGGCTGTCGGCATCGCCCAAGGCGTGCGCCCGCGGGTGCTGGATGCCACGGCGGGCTTGGGCAAGGATGCGTTTGTGCTGGCCAGTCTCGGTTGTGAAATGAGCCTGATCGAGCGTCAGCCGCTGATCGGCGCACTGCTTGAGGACGGCCTGGCCCGGGCGGCAGAAGATTTCGATGTAGCGCCGATCGTGGCGCGGATGAAATTGCTCAAGGGCAACTCCATCGAAGTGATGCGCAGTTGGGAAGGGGAGGCGCCGCAGGTGATCTATCTCGACCCGATGTTCCCGCATCGTGAGAAAACCGCGCTGGTGAAAAAGGAAATGCGCCTTTTCCGCCCGCTGGTGGGCGATGACCCGGATGCCCCGGCCCTGCTCGAAGCCGCACTGGCGCTGGCCACGCACCGGGTGGTGGTCAAGCGCCCGCGCAAGGCACCGTGCATCGAGGGACCGAAACCGAGCCATGCGCTGGATGGCAAATCGAGCCGGTATGACATTTATCCCAAGAAAGCGCTCAAACCCTGA
- the ppc gene encoding phosphoenolpyruvate carboxylase translates to MTDIDARLREDVHLLGELLGNTIRDQYGEAFLDKIEQIRKGAKADRRGSMDAELSASLNQLSEDELLPVARAFNQFLNLANIAEQYQLIHRREESQPAPFESRVLPELLARLRSEGHSAESLARQLARLEIELVLTAHPTEVARRTLIQKYDAIAAQLAAQDHRDLTSAEREQIQSKLQRLIAEAWHTEEIRRTRPTPVDEAKWGFAVIEHSLWQAIPNHMRKADQALFAATGLRLPLEAAPIRFASWMGGDRDGNPNVTAAVTREVLLLARWMAADLYLRDVDHLAAELSMQQASDALKAKAGDSAEPYRAVLKQLRERLRATRNWAHAALTAPTPATADVLHDNRDLLDPLQLCFNSLHECGMGVIADGPLLDCLRRAVTFGLFLVRLDVRQDSTRHSSAMTEITDYLGLGRYEDWDEEQRINFLTEELINRRPLLPAHFKPSADTAEVLNTCKEIAAAPAASLGSYVISMAGAASDVLAVQLLLKESGVLRPMRVVPLFETLADLDNAGPVMERLLLLPGYRARLHGPQEVMIGYSDSAKDAGTTAAAWAQYRAQERLVEICREQQVELLLFHGRGGTVGRGGGPAHAAILSQPPGSVAGRFRTTEQGEMIRFKFGLPDIAEQNLNLYLAAVLEATLLPPPPPTPEWRHLMDELAADGVSAYRQVVRENPQFVEYFRQSTPEQELGRLPLGSRPAKRRAGGIESLRAIPWIFGWTQTRLMLPAWLGWETALSKALERGEGELLGQMREQWPFFRTRIDMLEMVLAKADADIAQSYDERLVEADLLPLGAQLRDLLSQACSVVLGLTGQSQLLAHSPDTLEFIRLRNTYLDPLHLLQAELLARSRQQDVEQGSPVEQALLVSVAGIAAGLRNTG, encoded by the coding sequence ATGACCGATATTGATGCACGCTTGCGCGAAGACGTTCACCTGCTCGGAGAGCTGTTGGGCAACACCATTCGAGACCAGTACGGCGAGGCGTTCCTCGACAAGATCGAGCAGATTCGCAAGGGCGCCAAGGCCGACCGGCGCGGCTCGATGGACGCAGAACTGAGCGCCAGCCTCAATCAATTGAGTGAAGACGAATTGCTTCCGGTCGCGCGGGCCTTCAACCAGTTTCTCAACCTGGCCAACATCGCCGAGCAATATCAGCTGATCCATCGCCGCGAGGAGTCGCAACCGGCGCCGTTCGAATCGCGGGTATTGCCGGAACTGCTCGCGCGCCTGCGCAGTGAAGGCCACAGCGCCGAATCTCTGGCCCGGCAACTGGCGCGGCTGGAAATCGAACTGGTGCTGACCGCGCACCCGACCGAAGTGGCGCGACGCACGTTGATCCAGAAGTACGACGCGATCGCCGCGCAACTCGCCGCGCAGGACCATCGCGACCTGACCAGCGCCGAGCGCGAGCAGATCCAGAGCAAACTGCAACGGCTGATCGCCGAAGCCTGGCACACCGAAGAAATCCGCCGCACCCGCCCGACCCCGGTCGATGAAGCCAAGTGGGGCTTCGCGGTGATCGAGCATTCGTTGTGGCAGGCAATCCCCAACCATATGCGCAAGGCCGATCAGGCGCTGTTCGCCGCCACGGGTCTGCGCTTGCCGCTGGAAGCCGCGCCGATCCGCTTCGCCTCATGGATGGGCGGCGACCGTGACGGCAACCCCAATGTCACCGCCGCCGTCACTCGCGAAGTCTTGCTGCTGGCGCGCTGGATGGCCGCTGACTTGTACCTGCGCGACGTCGATCATCTGGCTGCCGAACTGTCGATGCAGCAGGCCAGCGATGCGCTGAAGGCCAAGGCCGGCGACAGCGCCGAACCTTATCGCGCAGTGCTCAAACAATTGCGCGAACGCCTGCGCGCGACGCGCAATTGGGCGCACGCTGCATTGACCGCGCCGACCCCGGCCACCGCCGATGTGCTGCACGACAATCGCGATCTGCTCGATCCTTTGCAGTTGTGTTTCAACTCTCTGCACGAGTGCGGCATGGGCGTCATCGCCGACGGGCCGTTGCTCGATTGCCTGCGTCGGGCGGTGACGTTCGGCCTGTTTCTGGTGCGCCTCGATGTGCGTCAGGATTCGACGCGGCACAGCTCGGCGATGACCGAAATCACCGATTACCTCGGCCTCGGCCGCTATGAGGATTGGGACGAAGAGCAGCGCATCAACTTCCTCACCGAGGAGCTGATCAACCGTCGACCGTTGCTGCCCGCGCATTTCAAACCATCGGCGGACACCGCCGAAGTGCTCAACACCTGCAAGGAAATCGCCGCCGCGCCCGCTGCGTCGCTGGGCTCCTACGTGATCTCCATGGCCGGCGCCGCTTCCGACGTGCTCGCGGTGCAACTGCTGCTCAAGGAATCCGGCGTACTGCGGCCGATGCGCGTGGTGCCGCTGTTCGAAACCCTCGCCGACCTCGACAACGCCGGGCCGGTGATGGAGCGTCTGCTGCTGTTGCCGGGCTATCGCGCGCGTTTGCATGGCCCGCAGGAAGTGATGATCGGCTATTCCGACTCGGCCAAGGATGCCGGCACCACTGCTGCGGCTTGGGCGCAATATCGCGCGCAGGAACGCCTGGTGGAAATCTGCCGTGAGCAGCAAGTTGAACTGCTGCTGTTCCACGGTCGCGGCGGCACCGTTGGTCGTGGCGGCGGTCCGGCACACGCGGCAATTCTGTCGCAGCCGCCGGGGTCGGTGGCCGGGCGTTTTCGAACCACCGAACAGGGCGAAATGATTCGTTTCAAATTCGGCCTACCGGACATCGCCGAGCAGAACCTCAATCTGTATCTGGCCGCCGTGCTCGAGGCCACGTTGTTGCCACCACCGCCGCCGACGCCTGAATGGCGGCATCTGATGGACGAGTTGGCGGCGGACGGTGTCAGCGCTTACCGCCAGGTAGTGCGGGAAAATCCGCAATTCGTTGAGTACTTCCGTCAGTCGACCCCGGAACAAGAGTTGGGGCGTCTACCGCTCGGCAGTCGTCCGGCCAAGCGCCGCGCCGGCGGTATCGAAAGCCTGCGGGCGATCCCGTGGATCTTTGGCTGGACCCAGACGCGATTGATGCTGCCGGCCTGGCTGGGCTGGGAGACTGCTCTGAGCAAGGCCCTGGAACGCGGCGAGGGCGAGCTGCTCGGGCAGATGCGCGAACAATGGCCATTCTTCCGCACCCGCATCGATATGCTGGAGATGGTTCTGGCCAAGGCCGACGCCGATATCGCACAGTCCTACGATGAGCGTCTGGTCGAGGCCGATCTGCTGCCATTGGGCGCGCAGTTACGCGACCTATTGTCGCAGGCGTGCTCCGTAGTGCTGGGCCTGACCGGGCAGTCGCAGCTGCTGGCGCACAGCCCCGACACCCTCGAATTCATCCGCCTGCGCAACACCTACCTCGACCCGCTGCATCTATTGCAGGCCGAACTGTTGGCGCGTTCGCGGCAGCAGGATGTCGAGCAGGGCAGCCCGGTGGAACAGGCGCTGCTGGTGTCTGTAGCGGGGATTGCCGCTGGATTGCGCAATACCGGCTAA
- a CDS encoding TetR/AcrR family transcriptional regulator produces the protein MSNNLSAPNGPGRPKDLAKRQAILDAAKTLFLSHGYANTSMDAVASEAGVSKLTVYSHFNDKETLFSAAVVAKCEEQLPPLFFELPDGIAVENVLLNIARGFHQLINSDESVNLHRLIMALGSQDPKLSLIFFEAGPERVVNGMEGLLAKIHATGALSIDQPRNAAEHFFCLIKGAGNFRLLYGCGEPLTGEAAERHVREVVGLFMRAYKP, from the coding sequence ATGTCGAACAATCTTTCAGCTCCAAACGGCCCGGGCCGCCCCAAGGATCTGGCCAAACGCCAGGCGATCCTCGATGCGGCGAAAACCCTGTTTCTCAGCCATGGCTACGCCAACACCAGCATGGATGCGGTTGCCAGCGAGGCCGGCGTGTCGAAGCTGACGGTCTACAGCCATTTCAACGACAAGGAGACGCTGTTCTCCGCTGCCGTCGTCGCGAAATGCGAGGAACAATTGCCACCGCTGTTCTTCGAATTGCCGGACGGCATCGCGGTGGAAAATGTATTGCTGAACATTGCCCGAGGCTTCCACCAACTGATCAACAGCGATGAATCGGTGAACCTGCACCGCCTGATCATGGCGCTGGGCAGTCAGGACCCGAAGCTGTCACTGATCTTCTTCGAGGCCGGCCCAGAGCGCGTGGTCAACGGCATGGAAGGTCTGCTGGCGAAAATCCATGCAACCGGCGCGCTGAGCATCGACCAGCCACGCAACGCCGCCGAGCATTTCTTCTGCCTGATCAAAGGCGCGGGGAATTTCCGTTTGTTGTACGGCTGCGGCGAGCCGCTGACCGGAGAGGCAGCGGAGCGGCATGTGCGGGAGGTGGTGGGGTTGTTTATGCGGGCGTACAAACCCTGA
- the adk gene encoding adenylate kinase: MRVILLGAPGAGKGTQAKFITEKFGIPQISTGDMLRAAVKAGTPLGVQAKSIMDAGGLVSDDLIIALVKDRIAQPDCANGFLFDGFPRTIPQAEALVTAGVELDAVVEIAVEDEEIVQRIAGRRVHEASGRVYHIVYNPPKLAGKDDITGEELVQRKDDTEETVRHRLSVYHSQTKPLVDFYKNLSANNGGKPKYSHIEGVGSVDAITAKVLAALS, from the coding sequence ATGCGCGTCATTCTGCTGGGAGCTCCCGGGGCCGGTAAAGGTACTCAGGCAAAGTTCATCACCGAGAAATTCGGCATTCCGCAAATCTCCACCGGCGACATGCTACGTGCTGCGGTCAAGGCTGGCACTCCACTGGGCGTGCAAGCCAAGAGCATCATGGATGCCGGCGGCCTGGTGTCGGATGACCTGATCATCGCGCTGGTCAAGGACCGCATCGCTCAACCTGATTGCGCCAACGGTTTCCTGTTCGACGGCTTCCCGCGCACCATTCCGCAGGCTGAAGCACTGGTCACTGCCGGCGTCGAGCTGGATGCCGTGGTCGAGATCGCTGTAGAAGACGAAGAAATCGTCCAGCGCATCGCCGGTCGCCGTGTTCACGAAGCCAGCGGCCGCGTTTACCACATCGTCTACAACCCGCCGAAACTGGCTGGCAAGGACGACATCACCGGCGAAGAGCTGGTGCAGCGCAAGGACGACACTGAGGAAACCGTGCGTCATCGCCTGTCGGTCTACCATTCGCAGACCAAACCGCTGGTGGATTTCTATAAGAACCTTTCCGCCAACAACGGCGGTAAGCCAAAGTACAGCCACATCGAAGGCGTGGGTTCGGTCGATGCAATCACCGCCAAGGTGTTGGCCGCGCTGAGCTGA
- a CDS encoding DUF72 domain-containing protein has product MDLPYYLGCPSWSENAWREYLYPVDAKTSDFLALYCQVFNAVEGNTTFYASPSPATVQRWAEIMPAHFRFTAKFPGDISHSGDLREQLTAAETFLQLLKPLGERVSPLWLQLSKSFTPQRLPELAAFIDALDCPLAVEVRNEQFFAKGESERLLNRLLLDRGVERICLDPRALFSCLSTESSVIHAQSKKPRVPTRPAAFTQFPQVRFIGHPELEANDAFLVPWVAKVAEWIEEGRTPYVFLHTADNLLAAKLAQRFHAQLMQRLPGLPALPELYREPAAEQLGLL; this is encoded by the coding sequence ATGGATCTGCCTTACTACCTCGGTTGCCCGTCCTGGAGCGAAAATGCCTGGCGCGAGTATCTGTATCCGGTAGACGCAAAAACCTCCGACTTTCTCGCTCTCTACTGCCAGGTGTTCAACGCCGTCGAAGGCAACACCACCTTCTACGCCAGTCCGTCGCCAGCCACTGTGCAGCGCTGGGCCGAGATCATGCCGGCGCACTTTCGCTTCACTGCCAAATTCCCCGGCGACATCAGCCACAGCGGCGACCTGCGCGAGCAACTGACCGCTGCCGAAACCTTCCTGCAATTACTCAAGCCGTTAGGCGAACGTGTTTCGCCGCTGTGGCTGCAACTGTCGAAAAGCTTCACGCCGCAGCGCCTGCCGGAGCTCGCGGCGTTTATAGATGCGCTGGATTGCCCGCTTGCGGTCGAGGTGCGCAATGAACAGTTCTTCGCCAAGGGCGAGAGCGAGCGTCTGCTCAATCGTCTGTTGCTGGATCGCGGTGTCGAGCGCATCTGTCTCGACCCGCGCGCGCTGTTCAGCTGCTTGTCGACCGAGTCCTCGGTGATCCACGCGCAGTCGAAAAAGCCGCGTGTACCGACCCGTCCGGCGGCGTTCACGCAGTTTCCACAGGTGCGCTTCATCGGACATCCCGAGCTTGAGGCCAACGATGCGTTTCTTGTGCCGTGGGTGGCGAAAGTCGCTGAATGGATCGAAGAGGGCCGCACGCCCTACGTCTTTCTGCATACCGCCGACAACCTGTTGGCAGCGAAACTGGCGCAACGTTTTCACGCACAACTGATGCAACGTTTGCCTGGCTTGCCCGCGCTGCCTGAGCTATACAGAGAACCCGCCGCCGAGCAGCTTGGCTTGCTCTGA